In Planctomycetaceae bacterium, a single window of DNA contains:
- a CDS encoding MoxR family ATPase yields the protein MHPELSRIKERVAQESDRIHQLNGELRKAVIGQEDMISRLMIGLLTGGHVLLEGVPGLAKTTAITALSKALSISFQRIQFTPDLLPADLLGTMIYVPSDGTFKTRKGPIFANLILADEINRAPSKVQSALLEAMQEKQVTIGDETFVLEKPFLVLATQNPIEQEGTYPLPEAQVDRFMLKVRMTYPRPDEERKVLDMALDDVSRPINAVLKPEEIFSMQEVVRMIYIDDQVKDYIVNVVRATREPLAFGLKSVAPLIDFGASPRATIFLGVAARAIAFLNGRAYVTPQDVKDIAYDVLRHRVILTYEAEAEQRTSEDVIRELLTAVPVP from the coding sequence ATGCACCCGGAACTCAGCCGAATCAAAGAACGCGTTGCTCAGGAATCGGATCGTATCCATCAGCTGAATGGAGAGCTTCGAAAGGCCGTTATTGGTCAGGAAGACATGATCTCCCGATTGATGATCGGCTTGCTCACAGGCGGTCACGTCTTGCTCGAAGGTGTGCCGGGACTTGCAAAAACCACTGCAATTACGGCTTTGTCGAAGGCCCTGTCGATCAGCTTTCAGCGCATCCAGTTTACGCCCGATTTGCTTCCCGCGGATCTGCTGGGAACCATGATTTACGTGCCTTCAGATGGTACTTTCAAGACTCGCAAAGGTCCGATCTTTGCCAATCTGATTCTGGCGGACGAGATCAACCGGGCTCCGTCAAAGGTTCAGTCGGCCTTGCTGGAAGCCATGCAGGAAAAGCAAGTGACGATCGGTGACGAAACCTTCGTTCTGGAGAAGCCGTTTCTGGTCCTGGCAACTCAGAATCCCATTGAGCAGGAGGGCACCTATCCGCTTCCGGAGGCCCAGGTCGACCGATTCATGTTGAAAGTTCGGATGACCTATCCTCGTCCGGACGAAGAACGCAAAGTACTGGACATGGCACTGGACGATGTTTCTCGTCCCATCAATGCAGTGCTCAAACCGGAGGAGATATTCTCCATGCAGGAGGTCGTACGCATGATATACATCGACGACCAGGTGAAGGATTACATTGTGAACGTAGTGCGAGCCACTCGCGAACCGCTCGCATTCGGATTGAAGTCTGTCGCGCCTCTGATTGATTTTGGCGCGTCTCCGCGAGCTACCATTTTTCTGGGCGTGGCGGCTCGGGCCATCGCTTTCCTGAATGGTCGTGCCTACGTCACTCCGCAGGATGTTAAGGACATCGCTTACGACGTGCTGCGTCACCGAGTGATCCTGACGTACGAAGCCGAGGCCGAACAAAGGACAAGCGAAGACGTCATTCGTGAACTTCTTACGGCTGTGCCTGTGCCATAG
- the recQ gene encoding DNA helicase RecQ has product MNVPHQHKELSVPSDTSEITALQTALQQYWGYRDFRPLQREAMSLVMKDMDSLVVLPTGGGKSLCYQVPAVSRDGLALIVSPLISLMKDQVDSLNSVGVPAACINSMQSQNEKMQVAGQIRRRELKLLYIAPERLAQEKTIQFLQDANVSFVAIDEAHCISQWGHDFRPEYRQLAKLRSAFPGAGIHGYTATATPQVRNDICEQLGLLNPAVLVGSFDRPNLQYRVERRYDAMGQIQRVLKRHRNESGVIYCISRKNVEATSSALNDLGFRTLPYHAGLPDEKRRLAQDSFIDESIQIIVATVAFGMGIDKSNVRFVIHAEMPRSLENYQQESGRAGRDGLEAECTLLYAANDVDTWEFLMQDIQDAAVRDTGTAALKAMQHYCISTRCRHQQLVRHFGQDLDSANCGACDICLHEMRPVENPLITGQKILSCVYRQGQRFGGAYTAQVLKGSRAKRIVENGHDQLSTWGLMKDESEPQIRNWIDQLLSQGFLRQAGEYNCLEITPTGRQLLKGELTPSLLKMRDDIPTRATQDMWEGVNRNLFDELRGLRTRLAVQKQVPPYIIFSDATLRDLAKARPTDLAGLTQIYGIGKQKRDEFGAVVLFTIRNWCDQNGIATDIATDGGPSTPTPMQTHGRKKAETPASEAYFDLFEQGLTVEEVCLQKDRSQGTVWQYLEQYVRTHRIADISTWIPETRCKEIETAIAHVGSDRLKPLFEHLNGQVSYEEIRVVRAAWDVRDAAKE; this is encoded by the coding sequence ATGAATGTGCCACACCAACATAAAGAATTATCGGTGCCGAGCGACACATCTGAGATAACAGCGTTGCAGACAGCCCTGCAGCAGTACTGGGGGTACCGCGATTTTCGCCCACTGCAACGGGAAGCCATGTCCCTGGTTATGAAGGACATGGATTCTCTTGTGGTATTACCAACGGGTGGTGGCAAATCGTTGTGTTACCAGGTTCCGGCTGTGAGCCGGGATGGCCTGGCGTTAATTGTCTCGCCACTGATCTCGCTCATGAAAGACCAGGTGGATTCGCTGAATTCCGTCGGCGTACCGGCTGCCTGCATCAACAGCATGCAGTCACAGAATGAAAAAATGCAGGTCGCGGGACAGATCCGCCGTCGGGAATTGAAGCTGCTTTACATCGCACCCGAACGTCTGGCTCAGGAAAAGACGATTCAGTTTTTGCAGGATGCAAACGTCTCTTTTGTTGCGATTGACGAGGCTCATTGTATCAGTCAGTGGGGCCATGATTTTCGCCCGGAGTACAGGCAACTCGCAAAACTCAGATCTGCGTTCCCAGGCGCAGGGATCCACGGCTACACAGCCACTGCAACGCCCCAGGTTCGCAATGATATTTGTGAGCAGCTTGGACTGCTGAATCCCGCTGTCCTTGTGGGTTCATTCGATCGCCCCAATCTGCAATACCGAGTCGAACGGCGCTATGACGCAATGGGACAGATTCAGCGTGTGCTGAAGCGACATCGAAACGAATCCGGTGTCATCTACTGTATCAGCCGTAAGAATGTCGAAGCGACCAGCAGTGCACTCAATGATCTTGGCTTTCGGACTCTGCCGTATCATGCAGGATTGCCCGACGAAAAACGACGGCTTGCTCAGGATTCCTTTATTGACGAGAGCATTCAGATTATCGTCGCAACGGTCGCCTTCGGGATGGGGATTGACAAGAGCAATGTCCGATTTGTCATCCACGCGGAAATGCCGCGATCACTGGAAAACTATCAGCAGGAAAGTGGTCGAGCAGGCCGCGACGGGCTCGAAGCGGAATGTACGCTGCTCTACGCGGCCAACGATGTTGACACCTGGGAATTCCTGATGCAGGACATTCAGGATGCGGCTGTGAGGGATACCGGTACGGCTGCATTGAAAGCGATGCAGCATTACTGCATCAGCACACGTTGTCGACATCAGCAACTTGTACGCCACTTCGGGCAGGATCTGGACAGTGCGAATTGCGGCGCTTGTGACATCTGTCTGCATGAAATGCGCCCGGTAGAAAATCCACTGATAACAGGGCAGAAAATTCTGTCCTGCGTGTACCGCCAGGGCCAGCGATTCGGCGGCGCATACACTGCCCAGGTTCTGAAGGGATCCCGAGCCAAACGAATCGTTGAAAATGGTCACGATCAGCTCAGCACCTGGGGCCTGATGAAAGACGAATCGGAGCCGCAAATCCGAAACTGGATCGATCAACTCTTGTCCCAGGGATTTCTTCGCCAGGCAGGTGAATACAATTGCCTGGAGATTACACCAACGGGCCGACAGCTGCTGAAGGGCGAACTTACCCCGTCTCTGCTGAAAATGCGTGACGACATTCCGACCCGCGCAACACAGGATATGTGGGAGGGCGTCAATCGCAATCTGTTTGACGAACTGCGAGGTTTGCGAACCCGACTCGCCGTGCAGAAACAGGTTCCCCCGTACATCATCTTCAGCGACGCCACCCTGCGGGATCTCGCAAAGGCACGACCAACAGATCTGGCCGGGCTGACGCAGATTTATGGAATCGGTAAACAAAAACGGGATGAATTCGGGGCGGTTGTGCTGTTCACAATACGTAATTGGTGCGATCAAAACGGAATCGCAACAGACATCGCAACTGACGGCGGTCCATCAACACCAACACCGATGCAGACGCACGGCAGGAAAAAGGCAGAGACTCCCGCTTCGGAAGCATATTTTGATCTCTTTGAGCAGGGACTGACGGTCGAAGAAGTATGCCTGCAGAAAGATCGATCACAGGGCACGGTCTGGCAATACCTGGAACAATATGTCCGAACCCATCGCATCGCCGATATTTCCACATGGATTCCCGAGACACGATGCAAGGAGATTGAAACGGCAATCGCTCATGTCGGCAGCGATCGATTGAAGCCACTCTTCGAACACCTGAATGGTCAGGTTTCGTATGAAGAAATTCGCGTCGTCCGGGCTGCCTGGGATGTCCGCGACGCTGCAAAAGAGTGA
- a CDS encoding DUF58 domain-containing protein — protein MPEVADIIRKVQRIQIVANRSVNDLLAGQYRSVFRGRGMEFDEVREYQPGDEIRTIDWNVTARAGVPFIKRYSEERELTVQFVVDVSASGAFGTAQQSKLDLMVEMSSLLMFSALKNNDKVGLLLFASDVKQFFPPRKGRSNVLRLIREMVAVEPVAEEANLDAVLQFLNRVQKRRCVVFLLSDFQSVASRQALAVTNGRHDLVAVTVSDPRERELPDVGFITFQDAETGERVEVDTRHAKVRELFRQHGIQKDAQLATFLRKAGVDQLPVSTTEPYTTTLRRFFESRERRFR, from the coding sequence ATGCCCGAAGTTGCCGACATCATTCGCAAAGTCCAGCGCATTCAGATTGTGGCGAACCGTTCGGTGAACGATCTGCTGGCGGGACAATACCGTAGTGTGTTTCGTGGTCGAGGAATGGAATTTGACGAAGTCCGTGAATATCAGCCTGGCGACGAGATTCGGACGATTGACTGGAATGTTACCGCACGCGCCGGCGTTCCCTTCATCAAACGATACAGCGAAGAACGCGAACTCACTGTGCAGTTTGTTGTGGACGTTTCCGCTTCAGGAGCCTTTGGGACGGCACAGCAATCCAAGCTCGATCTGATGGTTGAGATGTCTTCATTGCTTATGTTTTCTGCCCTGAAGAACAACGATAAAGTTGGCCTGCTGCTGTTTGCGAGTGACGTGAAGCAATTCTTCCCGCCTCGCAAGGGCAGGTCGAATGTACTGCGTCTGATACGGGAAATGGTCGCAGTTGAACCAGTGGCTGAAGAAGCGAACCTTGATGCCGTGCTCCAGTTCCTGAATCGAGTGCAAAAACGTCGCTGTGTTGTTTTTCTGTTGAGCGATTTTCAGTCGGTGGCATCGCGCCAGGCCCTGGCAGTCACCAATGGGCGGCATGATCTGGTTGCTGTCACTGTTTCGGACCCGCGCGAACGCGAATTGCCGGACGTTGGCTTCATCACGTTTCAGGATGCCGAAACAGGGGAACGTGTAGAAGTCGATACACGACATGCGAAGGTCCGCGAACTGTTTCGTCAGCACGGCATTCAGAAGGATGCGCAACTCGCAACATTCTTACGCAAAGCCGGTGTGGATCAGTTGCCCGTTTCCACAACGGAACCTTACACCACGACGTTGCGACGTTTCTTCGAATCGCGGGAAAGGCGTTTTCGATGA
- a CDS encoding BatD family protein: MITIQIGVIYRGVAAIISGALKWSLLVILVVGCSAESNKDGAGDSVGGVSNSIETSTERGPVSLVLRVSPEKPRLSDEILLTLTIKASSAVNLEKPPFVSSFDDFMVLDFHEPLPVTADDGEIRSQTYTLEPLRAGRLTIPPMAVRFQDVVKNANSDDIEAHTVRTEPLEIEVTTMLAGEAPSLQDLRPAADPVELPENPSRVLIQAIGAIVFGMAALVWWFRRRQTKAVMVPQLSPQQLARRELQQLIDQRQLQIDVKIFYVELTAIVRRFIEGTTSIRAPEQTTEEFLREIVGNDIFTAEEKIRLRGFLESADLVKFAGMTPDDADIDASIVRAREFIDRQGEEDVHVIRQPTDAVGGSD; the protein is encoded by the coding sequence ATGATAACGATTCAGATTGGCGTCATATACAGGGGCGTTGCGGCCATCATTTCTGGCGCGTTGAAATGGTCGCTGCTTGTGATTCTGGTTGTTGGATGTTCTGCGGAAAGCAACAAGGACGGGGCTGGTGATTCCGTTGGGGGCGTTTCCAATTCGATTGAAACATCGACAGAGCGTGGCCCGGTTTCGCTGGTTCTGAGAGTGAGCCCCGAGAAACCGCGCCTGTCAGACGAGATCCTGCTGACGTTGACAATTAAGGCTTCCAGTGCGGTAAATCTTGAAAAGCCGCCGTTCGTGTCTTCGTTTGATGATTTTATGGTTCTGGATTTTCACGAACCGCTGCCTGTCACGGCCGACGACGGAGAAATTCGATCTCAGACCTACACACTGGAGCCTTTGAGGGCAGGCAGACTGACGATTCCTCCCATGGCGGTTCGATTTCAGGATGTCGTGAAGAACGCCAACTCGGACGATATCGAAGCTCATACGGTCAGGACAGAACCGCTCGAAATTGAAGTCACAACCATGCTCGCCGGTGAAGCTCCCTCACTTCAGGATCTGCGACCGGCGGCCGATCCGGTCGAGCTTCCGGAAAACCCGTCCCGGGTTTTGATCCAGGCTATTGGCGCGATTGTATTCGGTATGGCCGCTCTGGTCTGGTGGTTTCGTCGACGGCAGACAAAAGCTGTAATGGTGCCTCAGTTGTCTCCACAACAATTGGCTCGTCGTGAATTGCAGCAATTGATTGATCAGAGACAATTGCAGATCGATGTGAAAATCTTTTACGTCGAACTGACCGCCATCGTACGCCGCTTCATCGAAGGAACAACCAGTATTCGTGCGCCGGAACAAACCACGGAAGAGTTCCTGCGCGAGATCGTGGGTAATGACATTTTCACCGCCGAAGAAAAGATTCGACTGCGAGGGTTTCTGGAATCCGCTGATCTCGTGAAGTTTGCAGGCATGACGCCGGACGACGCCGACATCGACGCCAGCATTGTCCGTGCTCGCGAGTTTATCGACCGTCAGGGTGAAGAAGATGTCCATGTGATTCGTCAGCCGACTGACGCAGTGGGAGGCTCTGATTGA